The nucleotide window TTCGACACGCGGTTGATGGTGACGACGCGCTCGAGGAACTGGCTCTTGTCGGCGTCGCGATCGCGGCGGTCGCGGCCCTGGCCACGACCCTGGCCGCCGCCGCGGCGCTCTCCGCGCTGCGGCTGCTCGTTCTGGGGAGCCTCCGTCTTGGCGGCGGTCTCCACGGGTGCCTCTGCAGCCACCTCGTTCTCCTTCTTGTTGTCGGTCACAGGTTCAGCCCCGCTTCCCGCGCGCCATCGGCGATCGCGGCGACCCGGCCGGCGTACTTGTTGCCGCCGCGGTCGAAGACGACCTTCTCGACGCCGGCGCTCTTCGCGCGCTCGGCAACGAGCTCGCCGACCTTCTTGGCCTTGGCGGTCTTGTCTCCCTCGAGGGCGCGGAGGTCGGCCTCCATCGTCGACGCGGAAGCGACCGTGCGGCCCTTCGAGTCGTCGACGACCTGCACGAAGACGTGCCGGGCCGAACGGGTCACGACGAGACGCGGAGTGGACTCCGTGCCGACGATCTTCTTGCGAAGGCGGGCGTGGCGACGCGAACGCGCTGCCGACTTGCTCTTCACGGCCATGATTACTTACCAGCCTTTCCGGCCTTGCGGCGTACGACCTCACCGGCGTAGCGGATGCCCTTGCCCTTGTAGGGCTCCGGCTTCTTGATCTTGCGGATGTTCGCAGCGGCTTCGCCGACGGCCTGCTTGTCGATGCCGGAGACGGTGACCTTGTTGTTGCCCTCGACCGCGAGCGTGATGCCGGCGGGCGCTTCGACCGTCACGGGGTGCGAGAACCCGAGGGCGAACTCGATGTTGCCGCCCTTCTGGGAGACGCGGTACCCGGTACCGACGATCTCGAGGGACTTGGAGTAGCCCTGGGTCACGCCGACGATCTGGTTGGAGATGAGGGTGCGGGTCAGACCGTGCAGCGAGCGCGACTCGCGCTCGTCGTCCGGGCGGGTGACGAGAACCTGGTTCTCCTCGACCTTGACCTCGATGGGGGCGGCGACGGTGAGCGAGAGCTCGCCCTTCGGGCCCTTGACGTTGACCGCGCGGCCGTCGAGCTTGACCTCGACGCCGGCGGGGATGTCGATGGGGAGTCGTCCGATTCGTGACATGGAACTACCACACGTAGGCGAGGACTTCCCCACCCACGCCCTTCTTCTCGGCCTGGCGGTCGGTCAGCAGACCGCTGGAAGTGGACAGGATCGCGACGCCGAGGCCGCCGAGCACCTTGGGCAGCTCCGTCGACTTCGCGTAGACGCGGAGACCGGGCTTGGAGACCCGCTTGATGCCCGCGATCGAGCGCTCGCGGTTCGGGCCGAACTTGAGCGTGAGCGTGAGCGTGGTGCCGACGCGCGCGTCGGTGACCTCGAAGCCCTGGATGTATCCCTCGTTCTTCAGGATCTCCGCGATGTGCGACTTGAGCTTCGAGTTCGGCATCGACACCGTGTCGTGGTGCGCGGAGTTGGCGTTCCGCAGCCGGGTCAGCATGTCTGCGACCGGATCGGTCATCGTCATGACGTGTGTTTCCTCTTCATTCACCAGGTTTCGACGCCCGGTGCAC belongs to Agromyces archimandritae and includes:
- the rplR gene encoding 50S ribosomal protein L18, encoding MAVKSKSAARSRRHARLRKKIVGTESTPRLVVTRSARHVFVQVVDDSKGRTVASASTMEADLRALEGDKTAKAKKVGELVAERAKSAGVEKVVFDRGGNKYAGRVAAIADGAREAGLNL
- the rplF gene encoding 50S ribosomal protein L6; protein product: MSRIGRLPIDIPAGVEVKLDGRAVNVKGPKGELSLTVAAPIEVKVEENQVLVTRPDDERESRSLHGLTRTLISNQIVGVTQGYSKSLEIVGTGYRVSQKGGNIEFALGFSHPVTVEAPAGITLAVEGNNKVTVSGIDKQAVGEAAANIRKIKKPEPYKGKGIRYAGEVVRRKAGKAGK
- the rpsH gene encoding 30S ribosomal protein S8, which translates into the protein MTMTDPVADMLTRLRNANSAHHDTVSMPNSKLKSHIAEILKNEGYIQGFEVTDARVGTTLTLTLKFGPNRERSIAGIKRVSKPGLRVYAKSTELPKVLGGLGVAILSTSSGLLTDRQAEKKGVGGEVLAYVW